The Mycobacterium riyadhense sequence CGACCGGAATCGCGGCGCGTGGCCGGGAAGTTCGACCGGAAGGTCCGGCGGCGTTTGGGAGGTGACCGCGTCGGCGAACACTCGCTTGACGATGCGGTCCTCCAAAGACTGGTAGGACATCACCACGATGCGTCCGGCGACGGTGAGCGCCTGCAGCGCCGTGGGAATGGCGGCGCGCAGCGAGTCCAGTTCCTCGTTGACCGCGATGCGCAGCGCCTGAAACGTCCGCTTGGCCGGATGCCCGCCGCTGCGCCGGGCCGGCGCCGGAATCGCCTCGTACAGCAAGGCGACCAGTTCGGCGGTCGAGGACAACGGGGCGCGGTCGCGGCGCCGGACGATATGCGCGGCGATCCGGCGCGCGAACCGCTCCTCGCCGTACCGGCGTAGAATGTCGGCCAGCGCGGCCTCGTCGTAGGTGTTGACGATGTCAGCCGCGGTCAACGGCGCCGACGGGTCCATCCGCATGTCCAGCGGCGCATCCGTGGCGTAGGCGAAGCCGCGCTCCGGACGGTCCAGCTGCATCGAGGAGACACCGAGATCGAATAGCACGCCATCGACCGATTCCGCTGCGCCACAACCGGATTCGGCCAGCGCGGCGGCGAGTTCGTCATACCGTTTGTGCGCCAAGGTAATCCGATCGGCGAATCGCGCGAGCCTCGTTCGGGCGATGTCCAGGGCACTCGGGTCGCGGTCGAGTCCGATCAGCCGCAGACCCGGCAAGGCGACAAGGAACCGCTCCGCGTGCCCACCCGCGCCCAGCGTGGCATCGACGAGGACGGCGTTCGATCCGTCTGAGCGCTGGCGGGTCAGTGCCGGGGTGAGCAGCTCGACGCAACGATCAGCCAACACCGGCACATGACCGAAGTCGCTTGACTCACCTCTCCGATCAGGCATCGTGACACCTTCCCGGGTCCGGCCCGCCCTGTTTCGGGACCCGGCTACCCGTGGCGCCGCCCCTGCACCGAGGTCCCTGTCCGAAGGCACGCACCTGGCGTTGGGGAAGTACGCCAGGGTCGGTTCGGGCAGAGACCACGGTGCACAGGCATGCACCTCAGAGTCAGGGGTGATCGCAAGCGCGGCGCAGCCGGGCACTGGGGGCACCTCCCGCTTGCGGGGGACAGGTCGCCACTCATCAGAAGATGTCGCCGAGTGCTTCATCGCTGGCCGCGGAGAAGTTCTCTTCATGGATTTGTTGATAGTCCTGCCAGGCCTGCGCATCCCAGATCTCGAGGTAGTCGACCGCTCCGATCACCACGCAGTCCTTGGAAAGGCCGGCATAGCGGCGGTGGTCGGCCGACAGCGTGATCCGGCCTTGACTGTCGGGATGCTGTTCGTCGGTGCCGGCGGCCAGATTTCGCAGAAACGCCCGGGCTTCGGGATTGCTTCGCGGCGCCTTGCTTGCCCGACGCGCCAGCTGCTCGAACTCGGCCCTCGGGTATACGGCGAGGCTGTGGTCTTGGCTCTTGGTGACCATCAACCCCCCTGCCAACGCGTCGCGAAACTTGGCCGGCAGCGTGAGCCGGCCCTTGTCGTCGAGTTTGGGCGTGTAGGTGCCGAGAAACACTGGGGCACCTCCAACTTGCTTCTCACCCAAACGCTTCGGCCACCATACCCCACAATCCCCCACTTTGCCCCAGAAACACCCCCTCCAGGGGTGGCTTTGGCGTGTCTCGTCGTCGATTCCCCACGCCGGCTCGCGGAAACGCGACCGTCGAGCGACGCTTGGGCCAGGACGGGGCAGCGGAAAGCCGCACTTCAAATGCCTATATGCGGGAGGTGGCCCACAGGTGGGGCCGAGTGGGGCACGTTGGGGCACAACTACGGCACAACTTGGGCTCGGTATGACCTACCGACTCGGACCCTCAGTGGAATCCACGCACAAGAACGGGGCAGCCAGATGGCGTACCCCGTGATGTCTTATTGCGTTTCGGCTACTCGTCGAAACGACGCCGGAACCGATCCTCCATACGGCTGGTGAACGAGCCGCCCGCACCTTTGGCGCGACGCTGGCGCGACGACCCAGTCGCGGGTCCACCGCGATCCCCCCTGCGGGACAACCGTGGACCGGTGATGGCATAAACCACGCCGCCGAACATCACGACGAAACCGAAGACACTGAGAATCGGGAAGGTTCCAATCATCGTGGCCTTGAAGGCCACCCCGGAAACCAGCATCCCGAGGCCGATGACGAACAATGCCGAACCCTGCAAACGCCGCCGTGCGGTCGGCGCCCGGAAACCTCCACCCCGGACACTCGACGCGAACTTGGGGTCCTCGGCGTAGAGAGCGCTCTCGATCTGATCGAGCATCCGCTGCTCATGATCGGAGAGTGGCATTCGTCCCTCCTTGCCGACAGATGGTTGCGTGACTACCGGTAACAGGCGGATGCCCGTTGTGCGGGTAACTAACTCAGATGATACGAGGTCAACCTGCGCCGTACCACTGGTTCGCCGGCGATTCTATCCGGGCTGCACGCCGGGCCGCGCGCTAGCGAAGCGGTGGGCCAGACCGGCTATGCGATGCGCTCCGTCACGTTGACCGCTCGCAGGACCGCGCGTGAATGCGCGGGTACGCCGTCCGATACTGGTTTCATACGCACCGCACTGATCGTCAAATGAGGAGGGCACCGCGAGTTGGCGATATTCCTCATCGATCTGCCGCCGAACGATATGGAGCGTCGCCTCGGTGATGCCCTGACTGTGTATGTCGACGCGATGCGTTACCCGAGGGGCACCGAAAATCAGCGCGCCGGCATGTGGCTGGAGCATCTGAGTCGGCGCGGCTGGCAAGCGGTCGCGGCGGTAGAGGTTGCAGCAGTAGGCGAAGTCGAACCAGCAGTGCCGGCCCAACCGGTCGACCTCTGCCCAAGCGCTGCGGAACTGAGCGACGCACCGATGCTCGGTGTGGCCTACGGCTATCCCGGGGCACCGGGTCAATGGTGGCAGCAGCAGGTCGTACTGGGCTTGCAGCGCAGCGGCTTTCCACCGCATGCGATCACCCGGCTAATGACCAGTTACTTCGAGTTGACCGAATTGCACATTCATCCCCGCGCCCAAGGCCGTGGCCTCGGCGAGGCCTTGGCTCGCCGGCTGCTCGCCGGCCGCGCCGAGGACCATGTCTTGCTGTCTACGCCAGAGACCAACGGCGAGGCCAACCGGGCCTGGCGGTTATACCGGCGGCTGGGCTTCACCGACATAATCCGCGGATACTACTTCGCCGGCGACCCTCGAGCCTTCGCGGTCCTGGGGCGCGCGCTACCGCTATAACGCCCCACCCGCCAGACGGCTTGCCGCAGCGGCACACCGGGTCTGGCACGATGACCTGGTGCGCGCCAGCTCTCCCCCGCTCCCAGCCGCCCGATCCCGGCTTTTCACGGCCCGCCGGCGCCGGCTGCTGGCCATCGCCATGCTGCTGATGCTGGTGCCCCTGGCCACCGGCTGCCTGCGGGTACGAGCGTCGATCACCATCTCGCCCGATGACCTGGTGTCCGGAGAAATCATCGCCGCGGCCAAACCGAAAACCAGCAAAGACACCGGCCCTCAGCTGGAGAACAACCTGCCGTTCAGCCAGAAGGTCGCCGTCTCCAACTACGACAGTGACGGCTACGTGGGGTCGCAGGCGGTGTTTTCCGATTTGACCTTCGCCGAGTTGCCGCAGTTGGCCCACATGAACTCCGACGCCGCCGGCGTGAGTCTGTCGCTGCGCCGAAACGGCAATCTAGTGATTCTGGAGGGCCGGGCCGATCTGACCTCGGTGACGGATCCCGACGCCGACGTCGAGTTGACCGTCGCATTCCCCGGGACAGTGACTTCCACCAACGGTGACCGCATCGAGCCCGAGGTGGTGCAATGGAAGCTCAAACCCGGCGTGGTGAGCACCATGACCGCACAGGCGCGCTACACCGATCCCAACACTCGCTCGTTCACCGGGGCCGGCATTTGGCTGGGCATCGCGTCGTTCGCGGTCGCCGGTGTGGTGGCGCTGCTGGCTTGGATCAGCCGGGACAGGTCCCCGCGGTTCACGGCCCCGGGCGACCAACCGCAGGACTAAGCAGGGGCTAAGACTAAGCAGGGGCTAAGCAGCCTGTGGCGGCGCCCAGTACGCCAGCATCTCCGCGAACGTCTGGAATGCCGGCGCGGAAACGCCATACGTCGCTTCCAAGTGAATGCTCAACGGAAAGCCCAGGTCGGCGACGCCGTCTATCACGCGCTTGTACAAGTCGACCATGAGCTGGCGTTTCGCGGCGGGTTCACTGCCGGCCAGCTTCTTGACGAACTCCTGTTCGTCGGCCACCGCCGCGTTGCCAGGATCCTGAATCAGCCAGGTGATCAGGCCGACACGCGTCTCGACCTGGGGGACGAACCCGAACGACAGCAGAATCTCGGGGCGATGGTCGGTGTTCTTGGCGAACTCGGCCAAGAAACCCACGATCGCATCGGAATACAACAATTGGGTCATGCCGTAGGTCGCGCCCTGATTGCACTTGAAATTGAGCCGGCCCTGTTCGGCGTCCCTGGTTGGAATGACGATCACACCGCGGTTTGGCACCAGCTCGCGGTAAATCGACAGGGCATCCGTCGGCGCGACGCCGGAGCCTTCACCGTCGTTCATGGTGCGCGGCACCCCGACGAAAACGACACCTTCCATGCCGGCGGCGGTCAGGTCGCCGAGCCGCCGCCGCAGGGATGCCTCGTCCATAAACGCGGTGACCTGCGTGCACAGGCCGTTGAACCCGGGCAACTCCGGCTTGATGACCGACCAGAAATCCAGCACATCCAGCCTCGGCCGCATCGGGACGGGCCGATCGTCGTCCTCGGCGATCATGCCGGGAATCATCACGTGCCGGATGCGTCCGTCGAGCCCGAACTCGGCCGAGTAGCGCACCACTTTTTGCGCATCTTCTAGCGCCCGTTCCTTACCGCCGTCAACATTCGGCGGTACCAGCTCGAGCGCGATGGTGTTGAGCGTCACACGGTTCCTCTTTCTTAGATTGCCAACTCCCCGACCGCGCCACGCCGCGCAAACCTGTGGTGCCCAGGCCTACCGCCGGCCCACCAGGTCACCCCGACAGCATAGGTGCGAGGTAGTGAGTCAGTCGAAACGAGCGGCGCCCGCTCGAATCAAAACGCCACCCGCGCCCAGGCCGAATACACTGTCGGGCTACAGAGATGCCGAGCAGAAAGGGGCGCCGCCCTGAGCCTGGACGCATCGGCAGCACCGGCAACCGCGGAGTTGGCCGGCGCCATGACCGACCAACTGCGACGGTATCTTCGCGACCGTCGTAGCGAGGCCGCCTATATCGGTAGCGACTACGGCGCTCTGACCGCCTGGCTCGAAGACTTCGCGCTCAGCCGGGGCAAGCGACTGCGACCGGTCTTTGCCTACTGGGGCTGGCGTTCAGTCGCCACCCAGGAGCCCGATCCTGATGTGCTGCTGCTGTTTTCCGCACTGGAGCTGCTGCATGCGTGGGCGCTGATACACGACGATGTGATCGACGCCTCTCGGACCCGCCGCGGCAAGCCGACGGCCCATGTGCACTTCGCGGACCTGCACCGGGAGCGGAACTGGCGAGGCCCGGCCGACCAGTTCGGGATATCGGCGGCCATCCTGCTCGGTGATGTGGCGCAGGCGTGGGCGGACGACATAATCTCCCGGGTCTCGCAGGCCTGTCTGACGCCCGGCGCGCAGCGGCGGGTCCAGCGCGTGTGGGCCGACATCCGCACCGAGGTGCTAGGCGGGCAATACCTCGACATCGTCGCCGAAGCCAGCGCCGCCGAGTCGGTCGCTACGGCAATGACCGTCGCCACTTTCAAGACCGCTTACTACACGGTCTCGCGACCGCTGCAGCTGGGAGCAGCAGCCGCCGCCGATAGACCCGACGTTGCAGAGGTGTTCGGACAGTTCGGGACGGACCTCGGGGTGGCGTTCCAGCTGCGCGACGACGTGCTTGGCGTGTTCGGAGACCCGGCGGTCACGGGCAAGCCGTCCGGCGACGACTTGAGGTCTGGGAAGCGCACCGTGCTGGTGGCCGAGGCGGCCGAACTGGCCGACAAGTCAGATCCCGCGGCCGCGAACCTACTGCGAACCTCGATCGGCACCGAGCTGACGGACGCACAGGTGCACGAACTGCGTGAGGTGATCGAGCGGGTCGGAGCGTTGGCGGCCGCGGAGAGCCGGATCACCGCGCTCACACAGCGCGCGCTGGCCACGCTGGCGTCCGCTCCCATCAACGCCGCCGCCAAGGCCGGGTTGTCCGAACTGGCCAGGATGGCTACGGATCGGTCCGCCTGACCTATGCCCACTCCTCCTGCAGTTAAAGCGTCTGTTGCCCAACGCTTTTCGCGAATCCGCGGGTTCGCCACCAGTGCCGACGGCGGGCCGGCGTGGCTGGGCTTGCTGGGAGCGTTGCTGATCACCGCGGGCGGGTTGGGAGCCGGCAGCACCCGTCAGCATGACCCGCTGCTGGAATCGATTCACATGTCCTGGCTGCGCTTCGGCCACGGGCTGGTGGTGTCATCGATTCTGTTGTGGCTGGGCGTTGCGCTGATGCTGATCGCGTGGCTGAGACTGGGCCGACGAGTGCTGGCCGGTCCCGGTCGGAACTCGGCCACCGAGTTCACCATGAGAGCCACCACCGCCTTCTGGTTGGCGCCGTTACTGCTGTCGGTGCCGGTCTTCAGCCGGGACACCTACTCGTACCTGGCCCAGGGCGCGCTGCTGCGCGACGGCCTGGATCCATATGCGGTTGGTCCGGTCGGCAACCCGAATGCGCTGCTCGACGACGTAAGCCCGATTTGGACGATCACCACCGCGCCCTACGGTCCGGCGTTCATCCTGGTTGCCAAGCTCGTCACGATCATCGTCGGCAACAACGTCGTCGCCGGGACCATGCTGCTGCGGTTGTGCATGCTGCCCGGGCTGGCCCTGCTGATCTGGGCCGCCCCGCGGCTGGCTCACCACATTGGCGCCGACGGCGCGAAGGCCCTGTGGATCTGCGTTCTCAACCCCCTGGTGCTCATCCATCTGATGGGTGGGGTGCACAACGAGATGCTGATGGTGGGCTTGATGGCCGCCGGTATCGCGTTGACCTTGCAGCGCCGCCACGTCGCCGGGATCACGCTGGTCACGGTGGCGATCGCGGTCAAAGCCACCGCGGGGCTGGCGTTGCCGTTCTTGTTCTGGGTGTGGGCGCGTCATCTACGTGATGACCGCGGCTACCGACCGGTGCCAGCGTTTTTAGCGGCCGTCTTGTGGTCCCTGGTGATTTTCATCGCGGTATTCGGGGTGTTGTCCGCGGTGGCCGGGGTCGGCCTGGGGTGGCTGTCCGCTCTGGCCGGTTCGGTGAAGATCATCAACTGGCTGACCGTGCCGACCGCGGCCGCGAACCTGATCCACGCGTTCGGCCACGGGTTCTTCTCGGTCGACTTCTATACCCTGCTGCGGGTCAATCGGCTTATCGGAATCCTGATCATTGCCGTGTCACTACCGGTGCTGTGGTGGCGGTTCCGGCGCGACGACCGGGCCGCATTGACCGGCATCGTGTTGACGATGCTGATCGTGGTGTTGTTCGTCCCCGCGGCCCTGCCGTGGTACTACTCCTGGCCGCTGGCCGTGCTGGCCCCGCTGGCCCAGTCACGCCGCGCGATGGCGGCCGTCGCCGGGTTCTCGACCTGGATCATGGTGATCTTCAAGCCCGACGGATCGCACGGCATGTATTCCTGGCTGCATGTCGGGCTGGCAACCGCGTTTGCGCTGGTGGCTTGGTACTCGCTCTACCGGACATCGAGCGCCGACGAGCCCGAGCCGACACCCGTCAATAGGCCATAGCCTGCGCGCGGCGCACAACTTCTCGGGCCTGGTGTGCATGCAGCGCGTCGACCGGACGCGCGTTGCTCACGGCGTCGCGCGAACCGTCGCGGGTGATGGTCAGCGAAGGGTCGCGGGTAAACAGCCAGCGCACAATCTCGGTGTCGTGATATCCCCCGTCGTGCAGGATCGTCAGAAGGCCCGGCAGGCTCTTGACCACCTCGCCGGAGTTGGTGAAGAAGACCTGCGGTATGACCACACCTCCGCCGCGCCGCACCGCCACCAGGTGGCCTTCCCGCAGCTGCTGGTGCACCTTGCTGACCGGCACGCCGAGTAACTCGGCAACCCGGGTCAGGTCGTAGGTAGGTTCGTCAGGATCCAGAACGTCGTCGCCGGCGGGAATACTGCCCACGGCGCCAGTGTAGAGCCTGGTGCGCGGCCAAGTGAGCGCGTTGACCGTAGGTTCTCAGACCCATTTGGATTCCCACCTACGATGGCCCCGTGGTTGGAGCTGGGGACACATTGGACAGCACGCTGCTGGATGGCCGCTACCTGGTCCAGGCCAAGATCGCCAGCGGCGGCACCTCGACGGTGTACCGCGGCGTCGACGTTCGACTCGACCGCCCGGTCGCGCTGAAGGTGATGGATTCACGCTACGCCGGCGACCAGCAATTCCTGACCCGCTTCCAACTCGAGGCCCGCACGGTCGCCCGGCTGAAAAACCCCGGACTGGTCGCGGTCTATGACCAGGGCCAAGATGGCAGACACCCGTTTCTGGTGATGGAGCTCATCGAGGGCGGCACCCTGCGTGAGCTGTTGGTAGAGCGTGGCCCGATGCCACCCCATGCCGTGGTGGCGGTGCTTCGCCCGGTACTGGGCGGGCTGGCCGCCGCGCACCGGGCCGGCCTGGTGCATCGCGACGTCAAGCCCGAGAACGTCCTGATCTCCGACGACGGGGACGTCAAGATCGCCGATTTCGGGTTGGTGCGCGCCGTCGCCGCCGTCGGAATCACCTCGACCAGCGTCATTCTGGGCACCGCGGCGTATCTGTCGCCTGAGCAGGTTCGCGACGGAAACGCCGGTCCCCGTAGCGATGTCTACTCTGTCGGGATCCTCACCTATGAGTTACTGACCGGACGCACACCATTCACCGGCGACTCTGCGTTGTCGATCGCCTATCAGCGGTTGGACCACGATGTGCCAGCTGCCAGCGCTGTGATCGAGGGTGTGCCAACACAATTCGACGAGTTTGTGGCGTGCGCTACCGCCCGTGACCCCGGCGAGCGATACGCCGATGCGGTCGAGATGGCCGCCGATCTGGACGCAATCGCGGAGGAACTGGCGCTGCCGAGCTTCCGAGTACCAGCGCCGCGCAACTCTGCCCAGCACCGGTCGGCGGCGCTGCACCACAGCCGAATCGGCCAGCACCAGGCCAAGCCACCGGTGCACCAGCCCACCCGCCAGTTCATCCGCGAACCCGCTGCAGCTGAGCCCGACTGTGCCGATGACTACGAATACGCGCCTGTATCAGGCCAATTCGCGGGCATCTCGATGGACGAATTCGTGTGGGCGCGGCAGCGCTCGCGACGCATGATGCTGATCTGGGTGGCAATCGTGTTGGCGGCCACCGGGGTGGTCGCGACGGCGGCATGGACAATCGGCAGCCATCTGAACGTGCTACTTTAGTTGGCGAGCAGACGCAAAAGCCCCCAAAAGCGTTGGCTTTTGGGGGCTTTTGCGTCTGCTCGCCAACCTTAGCCGCGCAACATTTCGGCGACCAGGAACGCCAACTCCAGCGACTGCTGGGTGTTCAGCCGTGGATCGCAGGCCGTCTCGTAGCGGCCGGCCAAGTCGTGGTCGGAAATGTCTTGCGCCCCACCGAGACACTCGGTGACATTCTCGCCGGTGAGCTCGACATGGATGCCGCCCGGATGAGTCCCCAGCGCACGATGCACCTCGAAGAACCCCTGCACCTCGTCGACAATGCGATCGAAGTGCCGGGTCTTGTAGCCGGTCGATGACTCGTGGGTGTTGCCGTGCATCGGATCGCATTGCCAGATCACCTGGTGGCCGGTGGCCTGCACCTTCTCCACGATCGGCGGCAGCAGGTCGCGGACCTTGTTGTTACCCAGCCTGCTGACCAGTGTCAGCCGGCCCGGCCTGTTGTGCGGGTCGAGGCGCTCGACGTACTCGACGGCCAGTTCCGGGGTAATCGTCGGGCCGATCTTCACCCCGATCGGGTTGGCGATCACCTCGGCGAACGCGATGTGCGCGCCGTCAAGTTGGCGGGTCCGCTCGCCGATCCACACGGTGTGGGCCGACAGGTCAAACAACTGCAGCTCCCCCTCGATATCCGACAACCGCAGCATCGCACGTTCGTAGTCGAGCACCAAAGCCTCATGGCTGGCATAGATTTCGGCGGTTTGCAGATTGCGGTCGGCCACCCCGCAAGCGCTCATGAAGCGCAAGCCCCGATCGATCTCCGTCGCCAGTGCCTCATAGCGCGCGCCCGCCGGCGAGGTCCGGACGAATTCACGGTTCCAGTCGTGGACCAGGTGCAGCGACGCCAGGCCCGACGACGTCAACGCGCGCACCAAATTCATTGCCGCACTGGCGTTGGCGTAAGCCCGCACCAGCCGCGACGGGTCGTGCTCGCGTGCCGCGGCATCCGGGGCGAAGCCGTTGATCATGTCGCCGCGATAGGACCTCAGGCCCAGTGCGTCGATGTCGGCCGACCGTGGCTTGGCGTACTGACCCGCGATGCGGGCCACCTTCACCACCGGCATGCTGGCGCCGTACGTCAGCACCACGGCCATCTGCAGCAGGGCGCGGACATTGCCACGAATGTGAGGTTCGGTGTTGTCGGTGAATGTCTCTGCGCAGTCGCCGCCCTGCAGCAGAAATGCCTCACCCTTTGCGACCTGGGCGAGCTGTTCCTGCAGCCGGACGATCTCGGACGGCACCGTCACCGGCGGCACACTTTCAAGCACAGTGCGCATCGCCAGGGCCTGGTCGGCGGGCCAGTTGGGCTGCTGGGCGGCCGGCTTGGCCAGCGCGGCGTCCAGCCGGGCCCGCAAATCGGCAGGCAGCGGCGGCAACGGCGGCAGCTGGTCGATCGGAATGTCGACAGTCCAGTTCATCGGTCTATGGTAACCGTGTCCAGCCGACGGCTGATCAGGACGAACGTGCTCCCCGGCCCGCATCGTCGACGCGTGATCCGTATGGTCCGTCTCGCCCCCTACCGCGCCTACCCCCGACCCGCATCGTCAACGGAGGTGATGATGCGGAACCGGCGCAGCTGATCACGGGCATCGACGAGCGCGTCGTGCACATCGCGCGGCCGCGGCGGCAGCTGAGGGCACCCGCGGTCCTCCCACAACTGCCGTAGTTCGCGCGTGAAGCGGGGCAGCGCCGCCGGTAGGGCCGGCATTGGGCCCCACAATTGGCACAGGGCGACGTGGTCGTAGGCCGCCACCCAGGCCCACAGCTCTATTGGATCACCGCCATCGACATCGAAGAACTTCTCCAGGTCCGCGCGGATCTGCCGACGCGAGCGCCACAATTGCGACGCCGGGGGCGGCAGCTTGGGCAAGACATTGGCGCGCACCCAGCGACCAGCACGCTCGGCATCGAATTCGGTGGACACCGCGTAATACTCGCGGCCATCCTCGGCGACCACCCCGATCGAGATCAGCTCGATGATGCGGCCGTCCTCAATGAATTCGGTGTCGTAGAAGTACCGCACCGCCGCAGCCTAATCCGGCGAGCAGACGCAAAATCCCCCGACATACGCGATTTTCGGGGGATTTTGCGACTGCTCACCGGGCTATCTGGCGAGGCGATCTGGCGCGGGGCATCTGGCGTCGGGCTATCTGGCGATCAGGATCGGCTTGGTTCCCTCAGGTGGTGGCGCGGGGTGGACGTCAAGGTCAAGCTGGGCGTCGACCGCCCGCTCATCGGGTAGCCGCGGGGTGCCTGCGATCGCACACTGCAGCCACAGCTTGGCCTGCACGACGGGGCGTCGCCATATCCGCTCCCGTTGCAGGGCACGCCGCATTTTGTCCGGCTGGCGGGTGTACCGCCATCGGGCCCAGGGTGCATGCGGACGCGACAGCCGGATCGCCCCGACGACCAGCAGCACGACGATGAACATGCCCAGCAGCCCGGTCCACACCTTGCCTTTGAGCAGCACCACCACCGCCAACGGCAACGTCAGCACCAATCCGCCAACCAGTGTGCTTTGCAGCACCACCCAATCGGTGCCATGCCGGATCGGCAGGAACAACATCAGCGGGTGCAGCCCGAGAATCAACAGTCCCGCTACAGCCACCGCCGCGAATACCGCATCCACCGAGCTGCGTCCGTCCTCCTCCCAGTACACGTCGGACAGGTGCAGAATCAGCGCATACTCGTCGAGCACCAGCGCTGCGCCGATCCCGAAAAGTATTGCGGCAATGGTGAATTGAGGTTCTTGCCCGTTGACCGACAAGGTCACCAACGTCAGTCCGGAGATCATTACCAGGACCACCCCGAATGCGACGTGGTGGATATGCACCGTCCCGATATGGATATTGCGGGGTTGCCACCACCTGGTCGGTCGGCCCCGGTCGGCGCGATGGCGAATTACGCGCACAAAAGTACGCGTGACAAAGAAAGTCAGGATGAAGGCGACCAAACAGCACAGCAACGGCAAGCGGCCGCGGTCAACGATGTCATGCT is a genomic window containing:
- the rsmH gene encoding 16S rRNA (cytosine(1402)-N(4))-methyltransferase RsmH — translated: MHACAPWSLPEPTLAYFPNARCVPSDRDLGAGAAPRVAGSRNRAGRTREGVTMPDRRGESSDFGHVPVLADRCVELLTPALTRQRSDGSNAVLVDATLGAGGHAERFLVALPGLRLIGLDRDPSALDIARTRLARFADRITLAHKRYDELAAALAESGCGAAESVDGVLFDLGVSSMQLDRPERGFAYATDAPLDMRMDPSAPLTAADIVNTYDEAALADILRRYGEERFARRIAAHIVRRRDRAPLSSTAELVALLYEAIPAPARRSGGHPAKRTFQALRIAVNEELDSLRAAIPTALQALTVAGRIVVMSYQSLEDRIVKRVFADAVTSQTPPDLPVELPGHAPRFRSLTRGAERADAAEIERNPRSAPVRLRAVERVGKGDS
- the mraZ gene encoding division/cell wall cluster transcriptional repressor MraZ, producing the protein MFLGTYTPKLDDKGRLTLPAKFRDALAGGLMVTKSQDHSLAVYPRAEFEQLARRASKAPRSNPEARAFLRNLAAGTDEQHPDSQGRITLSADHRRYAGLSKDCVVIGAVDYLEIWDAQAWQDYQQIHEENFSAASDEALGDIF
- a CDS encoding DUF3040 domain-containing protein; translation: MPLSDHEQRMLDQIESALYAEDPKFASSVRGGGFRAPTARRRLQGSALFVIGLGMLVSGVAFKATMIGTFPILSVFGFVVMFGGVVYAITGPRLSRRGDRGGPATGSSRQRRAKGAGGSFTSRMEDRFRRRFDE
- a CDS encoding GNAT family N-acetyltransferase, producing MAIFLIDLPPNDMERRLGDALTVYVDAMRYPRGTENQRAGMWLEHLSRRGWQAVAAVEVAAVGEVEPAVPAQPVDLCPSAAELSDAPMLGVAYGYPGAPGQWWQQQVVLGLQRSGFPPHAITRLMTSYFELTELHIHPRAQGRGLGEALARRLLAGRAEDHVLLSTPETNGEANRAWRLYRRLGFTDIIRGYYFAGDPRAFAVLGRALPL
- a CDS encoding LppM family (lipo)protein yields the protein MLLMLVPLATGCLRVRASITISPDDLVSGEIIAAAKPKTSKDTGPQLENNLPFSQKVAVSNYDSDGYVGSQAVFSDLTFAELPQLAHMNSDAAGVSLSLRRNGNLVILEGRADLTSVTDPDADVELTVAFPGTVTSTNGDRIEPEVVQWKLKPGVVSTMTAQARYTDPNTRSFTGAGIWLGIASFAVAGVVALLAWISRDRSPRFTAPGDQPQD
- a CDS encoding mycobacterial-type methylenetetrahydrofolate reductase, with translation MTLNTIALELVPPNVDGGKERALEDAQKVVRYSAEFGLDGRIRHVMIPGMIAEDDDRPVPMRPRLDVLDFWSVIKPELPGFNGLCTQVTAFMDEASLRRRLGDLTAAGMEGVVFVGVPRTMNDGEGSGVAPTDALSIYRELVPNRGVIVIPTRDAEQGRLNFKCNQGATYGMTQLLYSDAIVGFLAEFAKNTDHRPEILLSFGFVPQVETRVGLITWLIQDPGNAAVADEQEFVKKLAGSEPAAKRQLMVDLYKRVIDGVADLGFPLSIHLEATYGVSAPAFQTFAEMLAYWAPPQAA
- the idsA2 gene encoding bifunctional (2E,6E)-farnesyl/geranyl diphosphate synthase, with amino-acid sequence MAGAMTDQLRRYLRDRRSEAAYIGSDYGALTAWLEDFALSRGKRLRPVFAYWGWRSVATQEPDPDVLLLFSALELLHAWALIHDDVIDASRTRRGKPTAHVHFADLHRERNWRGPADQFGISAAILLGDVAQAWADDIISRVSQACLTPGAQRRVQRVWADIRTEVLGGQYLDIVAEASAAESVATAMTVATFKTAYYTVSRPLQLGAAAAADRPDVAEVFGQFGTDLGVAFQLRDDVLGVFGDPAVTGKPSGDDLRSGKRTVLVAEAAELADKSDPAAANLLRTSIGTELTDAQVHELREVIERVGALAAAESRITALTQRALATLASAPINAAAKAGLSELARMATDRSA
- a CDS encoding alpha-(1->6)-mannopyranosyltransferase A, with the translated sequence MPTPPAVKASVAQRFSRIRGFATSADGGPAWLGLLGALLITAGGLGAGSTRQHDPLLESIHMSWLRFGHGLVVSSILLWLGVALMLIAWLRLGRRVLAGPGRNSATEFTMRATTAFWLAPLLLSVPVFSRDTYSYLAQGALLRDGLDPYAVGPVGNPNALLDDVSPIWTITTAPYGPAFILVAKLVTIIVGNNVVAGTMLLRLCMLPGLALLIWAAPRLAHHIGADGAKALWICVLNPLVLIHLMGGVHNEMLMVGLMAAGIALTLQRRHVAGITLVTVAIAVKATAGLALPFLFWVWARHLRDDRGYRPVPAFLAAVLWSLVIFIAVFGVLSAVAGVGLGWLSALAGSVKIINWLTVPTAAANLIHAFGHGFFSVDFYTLLRVNRLIGILIIAVSLPVLWWRFRRDDRAALTGIVLTMLIVVLFVPAALPWYYSWPLAVLAPLAQSRRAMAAVAGFSTWIMVIFKPDGSHGMYSWLHVGLATAFALVAWYSLYRTSSADEPEPTPVNRP
- a CDS encoding Rv2175c family DNA-binding protein is translated as MGSIPAGDDVLDPDEPTYDLTRVAELLGVPVSKVHQQLREGHLVAVRRGGGVVIPQVFFTNSGEVVKSLPGLLTILHDGGYHDTEIVRWLFTRDPSLTITRDGSRDAVSNARPVDALHAHQAREVVRRAQAMAY
- a CDS encoding protein kinase domain-containing protein translates to MVGAGDTLDSTLLDGRYLVQAKIASGGTSTVYRGVDVRLDRPVALKVMDSRYAGDQQFLTRFQLEARTVARLKNPGLVAVYDQGQDGRHPFLVMELIEGGTLRELLVERGPMPPHAVVAVLRPVLGGLAAAHRAGLVHRDVKPENVLISDDGDVKIADFGLVRAVAAVGITSTSVILGTAAYLSPEQVRDGNAGPRSDVYSVGILTYELLTGRTPFTGDSALSIAYQRLDHDVPAASAVIEGVPTQFDEFVACATARDPGERYADAVEMAADLDAIAEELALPSFRVPAPRNSAQHRSAALHHSRIGQHQAKPPVHQPTRQFIREPAAAEPDCADDYEYAPVSGQFAGISMDEFVWARQRSRRMMLIWVAIVLAATGVVATAAWTIGSHLNVLL